The following coding sequences lie in one Nitratireductor mangrovi genomic window:
- a CDS encoding DUF1868 domain-containing protein encodes MSYETTDAFECHFTEIGKEAPPRHLGTRYDVEGRFLPEPGNTIVCHVVAGSATAAALLAARDALKALPHGDRFTCTPPSSYHMTVFQGTIEGRRGPDYWPAGLSADMPIDDTTEWFAARLRGLPPAPSFRMRPVQMTPLGLVVAGATDADEKAIRGWRDRLTALFDYRHPDHDEYVFHVTLAYQTAWLPADAGAAYRPALAEITRRIVEAAPTLELGPPEFCVFDDMKEFRPLIALG; translated from the coding sequence ATGAGCTACGAAACGACTGACGCTTTCGAGTGTCATTTCACCGAGATCGGCAAGGAGGCCCCGCCGCGCCACCTCGGCACTCGTTATGACGTCGAGGGCCGCTTCCTGCCCGAGCCCGGCAACACCATCGTCTGCCATGTCGTGGCGGGTTCGGCGACGGCGGCAGCCTTGCTGGCCGCGCGGGATGCGCTGAAGGCGCTCCCCCATGGTGACCGCTTCACCTGCACGCCGCCGTCGAGCTACCACATGACGGTGTTCCAGGGCACGATCGAGGGTCGCCGCGGGCCGGACTACTGGCCGGCCGGGCTTTCCGCCGACATGCCGATCGATGACACGACCGAATGGTTCGCGGCGCGCCTGCGGGGCCTCCCGCCCGCGCCGTCCTTTCGCATGCGGCCGGTTCAGATGACCCCGCTGGGCCTGGTCGTCGCCGGCGCCACCGACGCCGACGAGAAGGCGATCCGGGGTTGGCGCGACCGTCTCACGGCGCTGTTCGACTACCGCCATCCCGACCATGACGAATACGTCTTCCACGTCACGCTCGCCTACCAGACGGCCTGGCTGCCGGCCGATGCGGGTGCGGCCTACCGTCCAGCGCTTGCGGAGATCACCCGCCGGATCGTCGAGGCCGCGCCGACGCTCGAACTCGGTCCGCCCGAGTTTTGCGTCTTCGACGACATGAAGGAATTCCGTCCCCTGATCGCGCTCGGCTGA